One Phaseolus vulgaris cultivar G19833 chromosome 2, P. vulgaris v2.0, whole genome shotgun sequence DNA window includes the following coding sequences:
- the LOC137811468 gene encoding uncharacterized protein, with protein MEQFRHIGEVLGSLKALMVLRDEIQINQRQCCLILEIFSLAMDTIAEEIRQNLKLEERNSKWKVLEFPLSELCRVFKEGEHYIKQCLDSKGWLGKAVTLSHHRDCVEFHIHNLLCYFPAVIEAIEIAGEVSGLHPEEKAKKKVILDRKYDVEWNDPELFQWRFGKQYLVPRGICKKLENAWREDRWRLIEAIRDKTPKEGGSAAFRKSERGLANMLLKKLLNGSEISPIAVLVGSKDYQVRRRLAHLRDFKEIQWLGQSFALRNFQGEREAHQGEVSSLLSLSHPNIVQYLCGFYDEVKQEFSLVMELMKKDLWTYMRENCGPRRQILFSVPVVVDLMLQMARGMEYLHSQNISHGQLNPLNIHLKSRNSQEGYFQAKVAGFALSSVNNGSADTGAIHDFSPFTWYAPEVLTRLEQTQNVLCSSTEKADAYSFGMICFELLTGKVPFEENHFQGDRMVQNIEVGERPLFPYHSPKYLVSLIKKCWQTDPAQRPSFSSICRILRYTKKFLTMNSESQVTNPELNVLEAPPVDCCEIETMFLKSFSTERSSCVSAVSQIPYEMFAYKVVEKEKMNPKNSGTKDECCEHHRKDGYRSESDEPRTLCEDDNAFIVEDPLPRTTYPTSVCDARTVSFQVPYKKTVRIKKQTHLKEKKDQGTPKLRPTKSLPSTSSRVSRTRKVNTPSPVPSSLSPSRRRFTLGSESDRSSKGNRSPSPAQTRLSPSKRRLTLGSESDRSSKGNRSPSPLPIPSRKKHEGNLSDHKGSLRSKKVDQSALTRYGRMTDSSRMKLNKSLSPGRMRRANTETNLKGLTPPRPLSNAGTSTRSRKSDNVSVSDNGSRMSTGRFSPLAVTPPSPFEKKTDKRSSF; from the exons ATGGAACAGTTCCGGCATATCGGAGAGGTGTTAGGGAGTCTGAAAGCGCTTATGGTTCTGCGCGACGAAATCCAAATCAACCAACGGCAATGCTGTTTGATCCTGGAAATATTCAGTTTGGCGATGGACACGATCGCGGAGGAGATACGGCAGAACCTGAAGCTGGAAGAGAGGAACAGCAAATGGAAGGTTCTGGAATTTCCTCTGAGTGAGTTGTGCAGGGTTTTCAAGGAGGGAGAGCATTACATAAAGCAGTGTTTGGATTCCAAAGGTTGGTTGGGGAAAGCCGTCACCCTCTCTCACCACCGAGACTGCGTGGAGTTCCACATCCACAACCTCCTCTGCTATTTCCCGGCGGTGATCGAGGCCATCGAGATTGCAGGGGAGGTTTCAGGTTTGCACCCGGAGGAGAAGGCAAAGAAGAAGGTGATACTGGATCGGAAGTACGACGTGGAGTGGAACGACCCGGAGCTGTTCCAATGGAGGTTCGGGAAGCAGTACCTGGTCCCGCGCGGCATTTGCAAGAAGTTGGAGAACGCGTGGAGGGAGGACAGGTGGAGGCTCATCGAGGCCATCAGGGACAAGACTCCGAAGGAGGGTGGTTCTGCTGCGTTCAGGAAGAGCGAACGTGGCCTCGCTAATATGCTCCTCAAGAAGCTTCTTAACGGGTCGGAGATCAGCCCGATTGCGGTGCTTGTCGGGTCCAAAGATTACCAGGTGAGACGCCGGTTGGCCCACCTGAGGGACTTCAAGGAAATTCAATGGCTGGGGCAGAGTTTCGCGTTGAGGAACTTTCAAGGGGAGAGAGAAGCGCACCAGGGTGAGGTCTCTTCTCTGCTCTCGCTTTCGCACCCCAACATAGTGCAATACCTTTGCGGGTTTTACGACGAGGTGAAGCAAGAGTTCTCTCTTGTGATGGAGTTGATGAAGAAGGATTTGTGGACTTACATGAGAGAGAATTGTGGTCCCAGGAGGCAGATTCTGTTCTCTGTCCCTGTTGTGGTGGATCTCATGCTTCAGATGGCCAGAGGCATGGAGTACCTTCATTCCCAAAACATTTCTCATGGACAACTTAACCCATTGAATATTCACCTCAAGTCAAGGAACTCCCAAGAGGGTTATTTTCAGGCAAAGGTTGCAGGCTTTGCCTTGTCTTCTGTCAACAATGGTAGTGCTGACACTGGTGCCATTCATGACTTTAGCCCTTTCACTTGGTATGCTCCTGAAGTTCTAACCCGGTTGGAACAAACGCAGAATGTCCTCTGTTCTTCTACAGAGAAAGCCGATGCCTACAGCTTTGGGATGATATGCTTCGAGTTGTTGACAGGGAAAGTGCCTTTTGAAGAAAACCATTTTCAAGGAGACAGAATGGTCCAAAACATCGAAGTCGGTGAGAGACCTTTGTTTCCTTACCATTCCCCGAAATACCTTGTGAGTTTGATCAAGAAGTGCTGGCAAACTGACCCTGCTCAGCGTCCCAGCTTCTCCTCCATCTGTAGGATTTTGCGGTACACCAAAAAGTTCCTTACCATGAACTCAGAGTCCCAAGTCACCAACCCTGAGCTCAACGTTCTTGAGGCTCCTCCTGTTGATTGCTGCGAGATAGAGACAATGTTCCTTAAGAGCTTTTCCACCGAGAGGTCGTCTTGTGTCTCCGCTGTGTCGCAGATACCCTATGAAATGTTTGCTTATAAGGTTGTGGAGAAAGAGAAAATGAATCCCAAAAACAGCGGTACTAAAGATGAGTGCTGCGAGCACCACCGAAAGGATGGGTATAGGAGTGAAAGTGATGAGCCAAGAACACTCTGTGAAGATGATAACGCATTCATAGTGGAAGATCCTCTCCCTCGAACAACCTACCCCACATCAGTTTGTGACGCACGAACTGTTTCCTTTCAAGTGCCCTACAAGAAAACTGTTAGAATAAAGAAGCAAACACATCTAAAGGAAAAAAAGGACCAAG GAACGCCAAAATTGCGGCCGACAAAATCATTACCATCTACATCGAGTCGAGTTTCAAGGACGAGAAAGGTGAATACACCATCACCGGTTCCAAGCAGTTTGAGCCCCAGTAGAAGACGATTTACCCTGGGGTCTGAATCGGATCGCAGCTCTAAAGGGAATCGATCACCATCACCGGCTCAAACGAGGTTGAGCCCCAGTAAAAGACGGCTTACCCTGGGGTCTGAATCGGATCGCAGCTCCAAAGGGAACCGATCACCATCACCATTGCCCATTCCTTCAAGGAAAAAACACGAGGGTAATTTGTCGGATCATAAGGGCAGTTTAAGGTCGAAGAAAGTGGATCAGTCAGCATTAACTAGATATGGTAGGATGACAGATAGTTCAAGGATGAAGTTGAACAAATCTTTGAGCCCGGGAAGAATGAGACGTGCCAACACTGAGACCAATTTGAAGGGGCTCACGCCACCCCGTCCATTGAGCAATGCAGGAACATCCACAAGGAGCAGAAAAAGTGATAATGTCTCAGTTTCGGACAACGGTTCAAGGATGTCAACAGGTAGGTTTTCGCCGTTGGCAGTCACTCCCCCAAGCCCCTTTGAGAAGAAAACAGACAAGCGGTCATCTTTCTGA